The sequence below is a genomic window from Monodelphis domestica isolate mMonDom1 chromosome 2, mMonDom1.pri, whole genome shotgun sequence.
GTGCTGTGGGTACTCTGGGGAAGAATTATTAGCTGAACTGTACCAGGATGCCCATACTGGAAAACTGGGGAAGGGAACACTTGGATTTACatacaacaaaatataaagaaaaaaaatttattttgtggaaaataaaagcagaaactGAGACCCCAGATTCCAGAAAACTCCTGAAAAATATGTCTTTGTTTCCTTAAAAAATACTGTATAAGTCTCTACCacatcctccccttccctcccctttgtttccctccctccctccctccttccctctccccaagagCCCTTTTCTAGgtattttcctccttccccctccccaacccttactaacttctttcatcctctttttgcCTCTATTTGTTTTCTATTCTACTTGTCCATctcaccttttctttcttttttgtctccatAGACAAAAATCCtgtcctcccctcttccccagcatgcaaaaaaaattctctaaccCTTCCTCCCAAGGGACTAAATAAACTTTTCCTAACGGTTGCCCTTCTAAAAATTTAAGAGGTTTCCTCTGCTCTATTCCCACCAAAAGACAGGAATACCTTTGGTAAGATTCCCTCCCAATTCCCACCCACCCTATCCCAACTGAGTTGATAGTCTTCTCTATAGCTTTCTTACCCTATGATAAAACCATCTTGTCcgccatttttctttttactactCACGTCCTCATGACAATAAAATCTACCTCTTCCAGAAAAAGTCTTCCCTCCCAACCTGTGCTTTTATCCTAAAATACaggaactttttcttttctcatcaaaAGGAAAGGTTTGATAATCCCCTCAGCTAGGTCTAACCCTTTCTTATTCCCCAAGGAAGCCCTGACCTTTGTGTGCCTCTACCTTTAACTACAGCATGTATGTTAACCCTCTGGCAAACAGAAAAGCCCTTTCTCCCCTTCAGTTTCCTTCCCTTGGGGAGAGGTCACACCCCCTTCTACCAGCAATCTCCTCACCtcacccctttccctcccctagtTATCCCTCCTCCAACTAGTGGAGGAGGGCATTGAGCTCAGACACACTGGCATCAAGGACGTTCTCTGCTGTGGTCTTGCCATGCTGCTCCTTGAGGTGGCGTCGAATGGCAGGTTTATGGGCAAAGCGCACATCACAGTAAGAGCAACGGTATGGCCGAGCCCCAGAGTGCAGATTGAGGTGGTCATGTAGGGTAGACTTCTGCGTGAAGCACTTGCCACAAATACCACAGGAGTGTGATTTAACACCTCGGTGGACGTTCATGTGACGGTTGAGGTTGCTGCTATGGTTGAACTGCTTCCCACATCGAGGGCACATAAAGATGAAGTGTTGAGCTCTCATGTGGAACACAAGTTTTTCCACACCCTGAAATACTTCTGGGCACTTGGTACACTTGATGTTCTTCAGTGGGTTGCCCACTGGGGAGCCCCCTGGTATAGGGCTCCTGATGCCCCCATAACTCCCACTAACTCCACTGCTTCGAGACATAGTGGCTGCTGCCAGGGCTTCATCTCCCAACCCGAGGGTTATGCCCTCACCCACACGACCTCCAGGAAACAGCAAAAGACCCTCCCCCTCTGTGTCTTCTGTCAGACTGTAGCAGGCCTTCACTACCCCCTGAGGTGCTGTGCTATCATCAGGGGCATCAATAGTTTCTCCAACTTCGTTGATGAGGAGTCCACTGCTCCCTCCAAGGCCAAGACCCCCTCCAAGGTTAAGGTTCCCCCCAAGACCAAGGCTCCCTCCAAGACCAAGGCTCCCTCCAATGCCTCCAGGAGGCTTAAGCCTCTGTGCCACCTCCAATGCTGATTCCACTTTGACAATACAGATATCTGATAcatcctcttcttcatcttcttcctcctcttctgcctttAGTTCAAGGTCCTCATCTAGGGGGAATTCCAGCTTCACTGGTCGGAgaagaggaggtggaggaggtggAGGTGGGGGCTTGGGAGCTGGCTTTGGGGTTCGGGCAGGTGGGAGGAGTGACTTGGTAGAAGTGAGTCCAGTCAATCCAATCCCTCCACCAATTCCATCCTCTTTTAGGCCAATCTTGGGCTCAATGAATTGGCTCAAGGCATTTCTACATTTTTCTACCACATGCTCCATTTGGAGGTAGGACGCTGCAGTCAGGTAGTTGACAATGTCACGGACAGCAAACTCTAGAG
It includes:
- the ZBTB12 gene encoding zinc finger and BTB domain-containing protein 12 isoform X1, with protein sequence MKQKLGGKGVWETLSITPSTMASGVEVLRFQLPGHEAATLRNMNQLRAEERFCDVTIVADSLKFRGHKVILAACSPFLRDQFLLNPSSELQVSLMHSARIVADLLLSCYTGALEFAVRDIVNYLTAASYLQMEHVVEKCRNALSQFIEPKIGLKEDGIGGGIGLTGLTSTKSLLPPARTPKPAPKPPPPPPPPPLLRPVKLEFPLDEDLELKAEEEEEDEEEDVSDICIVKVESALEVAQRLKPPGGIGGSLGLGGSLGLGGNLNLGGGLGLGGSSGLLINEVGETIDAPDDSTAPQGVVKACYSLTEDTEGEGLLLFPGGRVGEGITLGLGDEALAAATMSRSSGVSGSYGGIRSPIPGGSPVGNPLKNIKCTKCPEVFQGVEKLVFHMRAQHFIFMCPRCGKQFNHSSNLNRHMNVHRGVKSHSCGICGKCFTQKSTLHDHLNLHSGARPYRCSYCDVRFAHKPAIRRHLKEQHGKTTAENVLDASVSELNALLH
- the ZBTB12 gene encoding zinc finger and BTB domain-containing protein 12 isoform X2 gives rise to the protein MASGVEVLRFQLPGHEAATLRNMNQLRAEERFCDVTIVADSLKFRGHKVILAACSPFLRDQFLLNPSSELQVSLMHSARIVADLLLSCYTGALEFAVRDIVNYLTAASYLQMEHVVEKCRNALSQFIEPKIGLKEDGIGGGIGLTGLTSTKSLLPPARTPKPAPKPPPPPPPPPLLRPVKLEFPLDEDLELKAEEEEEDEEEDVSDICIVKVESALEVAQRLKPPGGIGGSLGLGGSLGLGGNLNLGGGLGLGGSSGLLINEVGETIDAPDDSTAPQGVVKACYSLTEDTEGEGLLLFPGGRVGEGITLGLGDEALAAATMSRSSGVSGSYGGIRSPIPGGSPVGNPLKNIKCTKCPEVFQGVEKLVFHMRAQHFIFMCPRCGKQFNHSSNLNRHMNVHRGVKSHSCGICGKCFTQKSTLHDHLNLHSGARPYRCSYCDVRFAHKPAIRRHLKEQHGKTTAENVLDASVSELNALLH